From the genome of Geothrix sp. 21YS21S-4, one region includes:
- a CDS encoding aspartate kinase, translating to MTKVLKFGGSSVGSAEALRRAAAIVREELPGGGLVVVSALRGTTDLIGEACGAAGAGDLPAARERLVALRDRHRRVASELGLWTEIRSTWMPLFERLDQLVTGMALLGEATARGRDSALAVGETLSAHLAAGCFGGAFRDVREAMRTDARFGRARPQLSALREAAAPWREALAAGALWVTQGFLGATADGLTTTLGRGGSDTSATLLGEALDAEEVQIWTDVDGVLTADPSLVEEARPIPRMSLGEAEALSAFGAKVLHADCLAPGGRAGFRLVVANTLRPGAPRTEILPHPPAREPGAVTSVAYKEGIALLRFPAAAGLEAPLDAARRLEEAGALRFGLVSSPAGTLMALRPETSAATGVLASLAAAGVGCESGWAVVALVGEGLRTDPLAALRHLAALGQEPVGGLLTGSSTVSIAFLVPESRLGELIPRLHDRCVVAPFQEQP from the coding sequence ATGACCAAGGTCCTGAAGTTCGGCGGCAGTTCCGTGGGCAGCGCGGAGGCCCTGCGCCGCGCCGCCGCCATCGTCCGCGAGGAGCTGCCCGGCGGCGGCCTGGTGGTGGTGTCGGCCCTCCGGGGGACGACGGATCTCATCGGAGAGGCCTGCGGCGCGGCCGGCGCCGGCGACCTGCCCGCCGCCCGGGAACGCCTGGTCGCCCTCCGCGATCGGCATCGGCGCGTGGCGTCCGAGCTGGGGCTGTGGACGGAGATCCGGTCCACATGGATGCCCCTCTTCGAGCGCCTCGACCAACTGGTGACGGGCATGGCCCTCCTGGGCGAGGCCACCGCCCGGGGCCGGGATTCGGCCCTGGCCGTGGGCGAGACGCTGTCCGCGCACCTCGCCGCGGGCTGCTTCGGCGGCGCCTTCCGCGACGTGCGCGAGGCGATGCGGACGGACGCCCGCTTCGGCCGGGCCCGACCCCAGCTTTCCGCCCTGCGGGAGGCCGCCGCGCCCTGGCGCGAGGCCCTGGCTGCGGGCGCGCTGTGGGTCACCCAGGGCTTCCTCGGCGCCACCGCCGACGGCCTCACCACCACCCTGGGGCGGGGCGGGTCCGACACCAGCGCCACCCTGCTGGGGGAGGCCCTGGACGCCGAGGAAGTCCAGATCTGGACCGACGTGGACGGCGTGCTCACCGCCGATCCCAGCCTGGTGGAGGAGGCCCGGCCCATCCCCCGCATGAGCCTGGGGGAAGCGGAGGCCCTGAGCGCCTTCGGGGCGAAGGTCCTGCACGCGGACTGCCTGGCCCCCGGCGGCCGGGCGGGCTTCCGGCTGGTGGTGGCCAACACCCTCCGGCCCGGGGCGCCGCGGACGGAGATCCTGCCCCACCCGCCCGCGCGGGAGCCGGGCGCCGTCACCTCCGTGGCCTACAAGGAGGGCATCGCCCTCCTCCGCTTTCCCGCCGCCGCCGGGCTGGAAGCGCCGCTCGACGCCGCCCGGCGCCTGGAGGAAGCGGGCGCCCTCCGCTTCGGGCTGGTCTCCAGTCCTGCGGGGACCCTCATGGCGCTCCGGCCCGAGACCTCCGCCGCGACCGGCGTCCTCGCCTCCCTGGCCGCCGCCGGGGTGGGCTGCGAATCGGGCTGGGCGGTGGTAGCCCTGGTGGGCGAGGGCCTGCGGACCGATCCCCTCGCCGCCCTGCGCCACCTCGCCGCGCTGGGCCAGGAGCCCGTGGGCGGCCTGCTCACCGGCAGCAGCACGGTCTCCATCGCCTTCCTCGTTCCCGAATCCCGGCTGGGGGAGCTCATCCCCCGCCTGCACGACCGCTGCGTCGTCGCCCCCTTCCAGGAGCAGCCATGA
- the metH gene encoding methionine synthase — protein sequence MTTLDTLLRDKVLLLDGGMGTQIFARQPTVEDYGGAALEGCVDLLTERRPQWIREIHESYFRAGADAVETNTFGANPLVLGEFGLSDQAYALNVQAASLAKEVARSFDRSRFVVGSVGPGTKLITLGHVGYAELLASYRVQMEGLLDGGADAILIETCQDLGQIKVAVRAAREAMAAKQRRIPLWVQATVETTGTLLVGSDISAVLTSVEPLGIDVLGLNCATGPDEMHMHLQTLAEASPFSISCLPNAGLPQNVGGQVVYPLDPATFAPKVLHAAREFGLAIVGGCCGTTPDHIRALAPGVEKLDPPKRAPKLERSAASLYQSVTLRQEPAPLIVGERTNANGSKKFRDLLAAEDWDGLVALAKDQQREGAHLLDLCVAFVGRDEVRDVDELLGRLISQVTLPLMIDSTEVPVLERALQRSPGKCVVNSINFEDGEAKARRILDLCRTYGAAVVGLTIDERGMAKTREEKLEVARRLHALAVGEYGLDPGDLILDPLTFTLGSGDEAFRGSAVETLEALRLIKAELPGVMTLLGVSNVSFGLNPATRHVLNALMLYHGVKHGLDMAIFNASKVIPVASIDPEDRRIVEDLIFDRRSEGYDPLKAVLARFSGRQAAAAESRADLPVLERLRRGILDGGKQAILADVDEALKDHDPLMLINEVLLGAMKVVGERFGAGEMQLPFVLESAEAMKAAIRRIEPHLPKGEGADYRKGRILLATVKGDVHDIGKNLVDIILSNNGFEVKNLGIKQPIEAIVKELEAWPADAIGLSGLLVKSTVVMKEDLHYLEEQGRRVPVILGGAALTRDYVEGDCRRAYSGPVLYAEDAFEGLRHMQALVSPGASTEIPVPAPTAGEDIRILRRGGASVPLTTQGQSSWVRHDAPPPEPPFWGVRELADAPADLFEFLDAFALIRNRWGFAQGKLSDAAFVAVLRDKAEPQLAAWKTRLAADPVLQPKARYGYFPAQADGDALRVFDPADPKRLLARLAFPRQAAGRRLCIADFFRADRRDVLALQLVTLGQAAADHAVQLYAEDGYADYFAFHGLATELTEAYAERVHARIRRELGIDGKDLPGRALFAQGYQGSRYSYGYPACPDLEGNAALLDLLRGEAIGVRLSETHQMDPEYTTSALVAWHPQARYFSA from the coding sequence ATGACGACCCTCGACACCCTCCTCCGCGACAAGGTGCTGCTCCTGGACGGCGGGATGGGGACCCAGATCTTCGCCCGGCAGCCCACGGTGGAGGACTACGGCGGCGCGGCGCTGGAGGGCTGCGTGGATCTGCTCACCGAGCGGCGGCCCCAGTGGATCCGCGAGATCCACGAGAGCTATTTCCGGGCCGGGGCCGACGCGGTGGAGACCAACACCTTCGGCGCGAATCCGCTGGTGCTGGGGGAATTCGGGCTCTCGGACCAGGCCTACGCCCTCAACGTCCAGGCCGCCTCCCTCGCGAAGGAAGTGGCCCGCAGCTTCGACCGGTCGCGGTTCGTGGTGGGTTCCGTGGGACCGGGCACCAAGCTGATCACCCTGGGGCACGTGGGCTATGCGGAGCTGCTGGCCTCGTACCGCGTCCAGATGGAGGGCCTGCTGGACGGCGGCGCCGACGCCATCCTCATCGAGACCTGCCAGGACCTGGGCCAAATCAAAGTGGCCGTGCGAGCCGCGCGGGAGGCCATGGCCGCCAAGCAGCGCCGGATCCCGCTGTGGGTGCAGGCCACGGTGGAAACCACCGGCACCCTGCTGGTGGGCTCGGACATCTCCGCCGTCCTCACCAGCGTCGAGCCGCTGGGCATCGACGTCCTGGGCCTCAACTGTGCCACGGGGCCCGACGAGATGCACATGCACCTGCAGACCCTCGCGGAGGCCAGCCCCTTTTCCATCAGCTGCCTACCCAACGCCGGGCTTCCGCAGAACGTGGGCGGCCAGGTGGTCTACCCGCTGGATCCGGCGACCTTCGCGCCCAAGGTGCTGCACGCGGCCCGGGAGTTCGGGCTGGCCATCGTCGGCGGCTGCTGCGGCACCACGCCGGACCATATCCGGGCCCTCGCGCCCGGCGTGGAGAAGCTCGATCCGCCGAAGCGCGCGCCGAAGCTGGAGCGCAGCGCCGCCAGCCTCTACCAGAGCGTGACCCTGCGGCAGGAGCCCGCGCCGCTCATCGTCGGCGAGCGCACGAACGCGAACGGGTCCAAGAAATTCCGCGACCTGCTGGCCGCCGAGGACTGGGACGGCCTCGTCGCCCTGGCCAAAGACCAGCAGCGGGAAGGCGCGCACCTGCTGGACCTCTGCGTGGCCTTCGTGGGGCGTGACGAAGTGCGGGATGTGGACGAGCTGCTGGGGCGCCTGATCTCGCAGGTGACGCTGCCCCTGATGATCGACAGCACCGAGGTGCCCGTCCTCGAACGGGCTCTCCAGCGGAGCCCCGGCAAGTGCGTGGTGAACTCCATCAACTTCGAGGACGGCGAGGCCAAGGCCCGCCGGATCCTGGACCTGTGCCGCACCTACGGCGCCGCGGTGGTGGGCCTCACCATCGACGAGCGCGGCATGGCGAAGACCCGGGAGGAGAAGCTGGAAGTGGCGCGGCGGCTGCACGCCCTCGCGGTGGGCGAGTACGGCCTGGATCCCGGTGACCTGATCCTCGATCCCCTCACCTTCACCCTGGGCAGCGGGGACGAGGCCTTCCGCGGATCGGCGGTGGAGACGCTCGAGGCCCTGCGGCTGATCAAAGCCGAACTTCCGGGCGTGATGACGCTGCTCGGCGTCAGCAACGTGAGCTTCGGTCTGAACCCCGCCACCCGCCACGTCCTGAACGCCCTCATGCTCTACCACGGAGTGAAGCACGGCCTGGACATGGCGATCTTCAACGCCTCGAAGGTCATTCCCGTGGCGTCCATCGATCCCGAGGACCGGCGCATCGTGGAGGACCTGATCTTCGACCGGCGGAGCGAGGGCTACGATCCGCTGAAAGCCGTCCTGGCGCGGTTCAGCGGCCGGCAGGCCGCCGCGGCGGAATCCCGGGCCGACCTGCCCGTCCTGGAGCGCCTCCGCCGCGGCATCCTGGACGGCGGCAAACAGGCGATCCTCGCCGACGTGGACGAGGCCCTGAAGGACCACGATCCCCTGATGCTCATCAACGAGGTGCTTCTGGGCGCCATGAAAGTGGTGGGCGAGCGCTTCGGCGCGGGCGAGATGCAGCTCCCCTTCGTCCTGGAGAGCGCCGAGGCCATGAAGGCCGCCATCCGCCGCATCGAGCCGCACCTGCCCAAGGGCGAAGGCGCGGACTACCGGAAGGGCCGCATCCTGCTGGCCACCGTGAAGGGCGACGTGCACGACATCGGCAAGAACCTGGTGGACATCATCCTCAGCAACAACGGGTTCGAGGTGAAGAACCTGGGCATCAAGCAGCCCATCGAGGCCATCGTCAAGGAACTGGAGGCGTGGCCCGCGGACGCCATCGGGCTGTCCGGGCTGCTGGTGAAGTCCACGGTCGTGATGAAGGAGGACCTCCACTACCTGGAGGAGCAGGGCCGGCGCGTGCCCGTCATCCTGGGCGGCGCGGCCCTCACCCGCGACTACGTGGAAGGCGACTGCCGCCGCGCCTACTCGGGGCCCGTCCTCTACGCCGAAGACGCCTTCGAGGGGCTGCGGCACATGCAGGCTCTCGTCTCGCCCGGCGCGTCGACGGAAATCCCCGTCCCCGCTCCAACCGCGGGAGAGGACATCCGGATCCTGCGGCGGGGCGGCGCCTCCGTGCCGCTGACCACGCAGGGACAGAGCAGCTGGGTCCGCCACGACGCTCCGCCGCCGGAGCCGCCCTTCTGGGGCGTGCGGGAACTGGCGGACGCGCCCGCGGACCTGTTCGAGTTCCTGGACGCGTTCGCCCTGATCCGCAACCGGTGGGGGTTCGCGCAGGGCAAGCTCAGCGACGCGGCCTTCGTCGCCGTCCTGCGGGACAAGGCCGAGCCCCAGCTCGCCGCCTGGAAGACGCGCCTGGCCGCCGATCCCGTCCTCCAGCCGAAGGCCCGCTACGGCTACTTCCCGGCGCAGGCCGACGGCGACGCCCTGCGGGTGTTCGACCCCGCGGATCCCAAGCGCCTCCTCGCCCGGCTGGCCTTCCCGCGCCAGGCGGCGGGGCGGCGCCTCTGCATCGCGGACTTCTTCCGCGCCGACCGCCGCGACGTCCTGGCGCTCCAACTCGTCACCCTGGGCCAGGCCGCCGCGGACCACGCGGTACAGCTCTACGCCGAGGACGGCTACGCCGACTACTTCGCCTTCCACGGCCTAGCGACGGAGCTGACGGAAGCCTACGCCGAGCGCGTCCACGCCCGCATCCGGCGCGAGCTGGGCATCGACGGCAAGGATCTGCCGGGACGCGCCCTGTTCGCCCAGGGCTACCAGGGTTCCCGCTATTCCTACGGCTATCCCGCGTGTCCCGACCTCGAAGGCAACGCCGCGCTTCTCGACCTGCTGCGCGGCGAAGCCATCGGCGTCCGCCTCAGCGAGACCCATCAGATGGACCCCGAATACACCACCAGCGCCCTCGTGGCCTGGCATCCGCAGGCGCGGTACTTCAGCGCCTGA
- a CDS encoding M13 family metallopeptidase, giving the protein MRRSFSPLVFCLAAVALAAPPPSAPAKGLDLAGMDRATAPGDDFYAYANGGWMKRTAIPEDRGSFGVGHEVADRTDRRVAALIQAAAKSKAPAGSELRKIGDCYASFMDEKGIEAKGLAPIQPGFRTIAAIHDRRDLARYLGATLRADVDILNATNYYTDNIFGLWVAQDLDDPSRYAPFLLQGGLGMPERTYYLDPSEGMAAIRAQYLAHVTDMLALAGVAGAPARAAAVVDLETRMARVHLGREESGDVQKGNNHWARRDFAAKAPGLDWEAYFAAAGLERAETFVVWQPAAFVGLSALAAEVPLDVWKDYLTFHALQHRARVLPKTVADRSFAFYGKVLSGASQPRERWVRGVAFTNEALGEAVGKAYAAKHFPAQEKARAQKMVANLIAAFQARIEALDWMSPATKAKALAKLTALKVGVGYPDRWQDYGGLRIAPGDAFGNAERAERFEYARNVAKLGRPIDRGEWVMTPQTVNAVNLPVMNALNFPAAILQPPYFDSRRPMVMDYGAMGAVIGHEISHSFDDSGSLFDATGKLNNWWTPEDLKHFQASADRLAKQFDAYEPLPGLHVNGRQTLGENIADIAGLAAAYDAYRLSLGGKEAPAVQGLTGDQQFFLSYAQSWREKTREPLLRQQILTDGHTPAALRPATSRNLDAWYAAFLVKPGQKLYLAPADRVRVW; this is encoded by the coding sequence ATGCGCCGCTCTTTCTCCCCCTTGGTCTTTTGTCTGGCGGCCGTCGCCCTGGCCGCTCCACCCCCCTCGGCACCCGCCAAAGGGCTCGATCTGGCGGGCATGGACCGCGCGACGGCGCCCGGGGACGATTTCTACGCCTACGCCAACGGCGGCTGGATGAAGCGGACCGCCATTCCCGAGGACCGCGGCTCCTTCGGGGTGGGACACGAGGTGGCGGACCGGACCGACCGGCGCGTGGCCGCCCTGATCCAGGCCGCAGCGAAATCCAAAGCCCCCGCGGGCTCCGAGTTGCGCAAGATCGGCGACTGCTACGCGAGCTTCATGGACGAGAAAGGGATCGAAGCCAAGGGCCTCGCTCCCATCCAGCCCGGGTTCCGAACCATCGCCGCGATCCACGATCGCAGGGACCTGGCCCGCTACCTGGGCGCGACGCTCCGGGCCGACGTGGACATCCTGAACGCGACCAACTACTACACGGACAACATCTTTGGGCTGTGGGTGGCCCAGGATCTGGACGATCCGTCCCGCTACGCCCCCTTCCTCCTCCAGGGCGGCCTGGGGATGCCCGAGCGGACCTACTACCTGGATCCCTCCGAAGGCATGGCGGCCATCCGGGCCCAGTACCTCGCCCACGTCACGGACATGCTGGCGCTGGCGGGCGTCGCCGGGGCCCCGGCCCGGGCCGCTGCGGTGGTGGACCTGGAGACCCGCATGGCCCGCGTCCACCTCGGCCGGGAGGAATCCGGCGACGTGCAGAAGGGCAACAACCACTGGGCCCGCAGGGATTTCGCCGCGAAGGCGCCGGGCCTGGACTGGGAGGCCTACTTCGCCGCCGCGGGACTGGAGCGGGCCGAGACCTTCGTGGTCTGGCAGCCCGCCGCCTTTGTGGGGCTGTCCGCCCTGGCGGCGGAAGTGCCTTTGGACGTCTGGAAGGACTACCTGACCTTCCACGCCCTCCAGCACCGGGCGCGGGTCCTGCCCAAGACGGTGGCCGACCGCTCCTTCGCGTTCTACGGGAAGGTCCTGAGCGGCGCCTCCCAGCCCCGGGAGCGGTGGGTCCGCGGAGTGGCCTTCACCAATGAAGCCCTGGGTGAAGCCGTGGGGAAGGCGTACGCCGCCAAGCACTTCCCGGCCCAGGAGAAGGCCCGGGCGCAGAAGATGGTGGCCAACCTGATCGCGGCCTTCCAGGCCCGCATCGAGGCCCTGGACTGGATGTCGCCCGCCACCAAGGCCAAGGCCCTCGCCAAGCTGACCGCCCTCAAGGTGGGCGTCGGCTACCCCGACCGCTGGCAGGACTACGGCGGACTGCGGATCGCGCCGGGCGATGCCTTCGGGAACGCCGAGCGGGCCGAGCGCTTCGAGTACGCCCGCAACGTCGCCAAGCTGGGCCGGCCCATCGACCGGGGCGAATGGGTGATGACGCCCCAAACCGTGAACGCCGTGAACTTGCCGGTGATGAACGCCCTCAACTTCCCGGCGGCCATCCTCCAGCCTCCCTATTTCGATTCCCGGCGGCCCATGGTGATGGACTACGGCGCCATGGGCGCGGTGATCGGCCACGAGATCAGCCACAGCTTCGACGATTCCGGATCGCTGTTCGACGCGACCGGGAAGCTGAACAACTGGTGGACGCCCGAGGACCTCAAGCATTTCCAGGCCTCCGCCGACCGGCTGGCGAAGCAGTTCGACGCCTACGAGCCCCTGCCGGGCCTGCACGTCAACGGGCGGCAGACCCTGGGCGAGAACATCGCCGACATCGCGGGCCTCGCCGCCGCCTACGACGCCTACCGCCTGTCCCTGGGCGGGAAGGAGGCGCCCGCGGTCCAGGGGCTCACGGGCGACCAGCAGTTCTTCCTCAGCTACGCCCAGAGCTGGCGGGAGAAGACCCGGGAGCCGCTGCTGCGGCAGCAGATCCTGACGGACGGCCATACCCCGGCGGCGCTCCGCCCCGCCACGTCCCGCAACCTGGATGCCTGGTACGCCGCCTTCCTCGTGAAGCCGGGCCAGAAGCTCTACCTCGCCCCCGCCGACCGCGTGCGGGTCTGGTAG
- the bamE gene encoding outer membrane protein assembly factor BamE: MRRHPLILSLAVPFALMVGCVSPDMDVAKIRIGMTKKEVIERVGSPSRISTVNDTDVYEYEAYDRYGAIKINSRSRYIRLVNGKVDAFGTREDLQAGRAAQGIPAKGVFEAQPAPVAPAAFDLRTELEKLEKLKKDGLISEDEFKDLRHKVLDKAKAQ, from the coding sequence ATGCGCCGCCATCCCTTGATCCTGTCCCTGGCAGTCCCTTTCGCGCTGATGGTGGGGTGCGTCAGCCCCGACATGGACGTGGCGAAGATCCGCATCGGAATGACGAAGAAAGAAGTGATCGAGCGCGTGGGAAGCCCGAGCCGGATTTCCACCGTCAACGACACGGACGTGTACGAATACGAGGCCTACGATCGGTACGGCGCCATCAAGATCAATTCGCGCTCCCGCTACATCCGGCTCGTCAACGGCAAGGTCGATGCGTTCGGCACCCGCGAGGACCTGCAAGCCGGAAGGGCCGCGCAGGGGATTCCGGCGAAGGGGGTTTTCGAAGCCCAGCCGGCTCCCGTCGCTCCGGCTGCCTTTGATCTGCGAACCGAGCTGGAGAAGCTGGAAAAGCTGAAGAAGGACGGCCTCATTTCGGAAGATGAGTTCAAGGATTTGAGGCATAAGGTGCTGGACAAGGCGAAGGCCCAATAG
- a CDS encoding O-acetylhomoserine aminocarboxypropyltransferase/cysteine synthase family protein has product MGATATRTPRFETLALHGGHSPDSDTKSRAVPIYQTTSYVFDSAEHGAKLFSLEVPGNIYTRITNPTTAVLEARVAQLEGGIGALAVASGQAAIALTLTTLLRGGDHVVAGDNLYGGTYNLLRHTLPRTGVTTTFVDSRNPEAFRAAITPATRAVYLEALGNPKLDVPEFEVIAAIAHEAGIPLIVDNTLPSPYLLNPLAHGADIVVHSATKFLGGHGTSVAGVIVDGGKFDWRSGRFPEFTEPFAAYHGAVLADLAGPAAFIAKARIEGLRDTGAALSPFNAFLILQGIETLPLRLERHGQNALALAQWLENHPKVAWVNYPGLPASENHAAAARYFRPGAGFGGILTFGVRGGLDAGKAVIDRVEIFSRLANVGDAKSLIIHPASTTHQQLSSAERATTGVTDDLIRLSVGLEHVDDLIEDLDQALLSA; this is encoded by the coding sequence ATGGGCGCCACCGCCACCCGCACCCCCCGCTTCGAAACCCTCGCCCTGCACGGGGGCCACAGCCCGGATTCCGATACGAAGAGCCGCGCCGTGCCCATCTACCAGACCACCAGCTACGTGTTCGACTCCGCGGAGCACGGCGCCAAGCTGTTCAGCCTGGAGGTGCCGGGGAACATCTACACCCGCATCACCAACCCCACCACCGCCGTGCTTGAAGCGCGCGTGGCGCAGCTCGAAGGCGGAATTGGCGCGTTGGCCGTGGCTTCGGGCCAGGCCGCCATCGCCCTGACGCTGACGACCCTCCTCCGCGGCGGTGATCACGTGGTGGCGGGCGACAACCTCTATGGCGGGACCTACAACCTCCTCCGCCACACCCTGCCGCGCACCGGCGTCACCACGACGTTCGTGGACTCGAGGAATCCCGAGGCCTTCCGCGCCGCGATCACCCCCGCCACCCGCGCCGTCTATCTGGAGGCCCTGGGCAATCCCAAGCTGGACGTGCCCGAATTCGAGGTGATCGCGGCCATCGCCCACGAGGCGGGCATTCCGCTCATCGTGGACAACACCTTGCCCAGCCCCTACCTGCTCAACCCGCTGGCCCACGGGGCGGACATCGTGGTTCACAGCGCCACCAAGTTCCTGGGGGGGCACGGCACCTCCGTCGCGGGCGTCATCGTGGACGGCGGCAAGTTCGACTGGCGGTCGGGCCGCTTCCCGGAGTTCACGGAACCCTTCGCCGCCTACCACGGCGCCGTGCTGGCGGACCTCGCCGGCCCCGCGGCCTTCATCGCCAAGGCCCGCATCGAGGGGCTGCGCGACACGGGCGCGGCCCTGAGCCCCTTCAACGCGTTCCTCATCCTCCAGGGCATCGAGACCCTCCCCCTGCGGCTGGAGCGCCACGGACAAAACGCCCTGGCGCTGGCCCAGTGGCTGGAGAACCACCCCAAGGTGGCGTGGGTGAACTATCCCGGCCTTCCCGCCAGCGAGAACCACGCCGCGGCGGCGCGCTACTTCCGTCCCGGCGCGGGCTTCGGCGGGATCCTCACCTTCGGCGTGCGCGGCGGCCTGGATGCCGGGAAGGCCGTCATCGACCGCGTGGAAATCTTCTCTCGCCTGGCCAACGTGGGCGACGCCAAGAGCCTGATCATCCATCCCGCCAGCACCACCCACCAGCAGCTCTCCTCCGCGGAGCGCGCGACCACGGGCGTCACCGACGACCTCATCCGCCTGAGCGTGGGCCTGGAACATGTGGACGACCTGATCGAGGATCTCGACCAGGCCCTGCTGTCCGCCTGA
- a CDS encoding SDR family NAD(P)-dependent oxidoreductase: MTLDLSGLRVLVTGGSRGIGAATVRLLTDLGARTAFTYLSQEQAALDLQAELAAEGRSVLAIRADQRLRADAQTAVATVEAAWGGLDAFVGNAGIWAATPAELPEEDVLLDILETNVTGLFRWHAEVIPALKRAGGGSLVLLSSTAGQRGEARHGAYAASKGAVISLVKSLAPELGPDGIRVNAVAPGWVDTDMSAAALRSDPDQRRRIAAGFPLGRIPEAEDLAGPVAFLLSPWAASITGEVLNVNGGTVLCG, from the coding sequence ATGACCCTCGACCTCTCCGGCCTCCGCGTCCTCGTCACCGGCGGCAGCCGCGGGATCGGCGCCGCCACCGTCCGCCTCCTGACGGACCTGGGCGCCCGCACGGCCTTCACCTACCTCAGCCAGGAGCAGGCCGCGCTGGATCTCCAGGCGGAACTGGCCGCCGAAGGGCGATCCGTCCTCGCCATCCGCGCCGACCAGCGCCTCCGGGCCGATGCCCAGACCGCCGTGGCCACCGTGGAAGCGGCCTGGGGCGGGCTCGACGCCTTCGTGGGCAACGCCGGCATCTGGGCCGCGACGCCCGCGGAATTGCCGGAGGAGGACGTCCTCCTGGACATCCTGGAGACCAACGTCACCGGCCTGTTCCGCTGGCACGCGGAGGTGATCCCGGCCCTCAAGCGCGCTGGCGGCGGCAGCCTCGTGCTGCTGTCCAGCACCGCCGGGCAGCGCGGCGAGGCGCGCCACGGCGCCTATGCCGCCAGCAAAGGGGCCGTGATCTCCCTCGTGAAGTCCCTGGCGCCGGAACTGGGGCCCGACGGGATCCGGGTGAATGCCGTGGCGCCCGGCTGGGTGGACACGGACATGAGCGCCGCGGCGCTGCGGTCCGACCCCGACCAGCGCCGGCGCATCGCCGCCGGGTTCCCCCTCGGCCGCATTCCGGAAGCGGAGGACCTGGCCGGCCCCGTGGCCTTCCTCCTCAGCCCCTGGGCCGCCTCCATCACCGGGGAGGTGCTGAACGTGAACGGGGGAACCGTCCTGTGCGGCTGA
- a CDS encoding alpha/beta fold hydrolase produces MPVAVKSSPVLLESGQSLSMEIAWRRIGQGPLKVLLLHALTGGVHPDGPKGWWGPLFAEDAPLAADRVTVWAPNLPGSCYGSTGPAQDEPFPPLTPRDMAEGLAAWIEAEDLRFDAVAGGSLGGMVALELALRVPERVGALGVIGTGGRSDAWLLGHNHVQRRILQEPALPDDRAVALARHAAMLTFRTAKSLNGRFGGEDIRPWLDHHGAALADRFTRASYLALLAAWDAHDLGRGRGGLEAALRNLHCPLHVLGIDSDQLFVPDLILELAEAALAAGADVRLDWLRTPHGHDAFLMEWAQVAVWLDGLLEERGA; encoded by the coding sequence ATGCCCGTCGCCGTCAAGTCCTCACCCGTCCTGCTGGAAAGTGGACAATCCCTGTCCATGGAGATCGCCTGGCGGCGCATCGGGCAGGGTCCGCTCAAAGTGCTGCTCCTCCACGCCCTCACCGGCGGCGTCCATCCGGACGGACCGAAGGGCTGGTGGGGGCCCCTGTTCGCGGAGGACGCGCCGCTGGCCGCGGACCGCGTCACCGTGTGGGCGCCGAACCTCCCCGGCTCCTGCTACGGCTCCACGGGGCCCGCCCAAGACGAGCCTTTTCCGCCCCTCACGCCCCGCGACATGGCCGAAGGGCTGGCAGCGTGGATCGAGGCGGAGGACCTGCGCTTCGACGCGGTGGCCGGCGGCAGCCTGGGGGGCATGGTGGCGCTGGAGCTGGCCCTCCGCGTGCCGGAGCGGGTGGGCGCCCTGGGCGTCATCGGCACGGGCGGCCGCAGCGACGCCTGGCTGCTGGGGCACAACCACGTGCAGCGGCGCATCCTCCAGGAGCCCGCCCTGCCCGACGACCGCGCGGTGGCCTTGGCCCGGCACGCCGCCATGCTCACCTTCCGCACCGCCAAGAGCCTCAACGGGCGCTTCGGCGGCGAGGACATCCGCCCCTGGCTGGACCACCACGGCGCGGCGCTGGCGGACCGCTTCACCCGCGCGTCCTACCTGGCCCTCCTCGCGGCCTGGGACGCCCACGACCTGGGGCGGGGCCGCGGCGGGCTGGAGGCCGCGCTTCGGAATCTCCACTGCCCGCTGCACGTCCTGGGCATCGATTCGGATCAGCTCTTCGTGCCGGACCTGATCCTGGAACTGGCGGAAGCTGCGCTGGCCGCGGGCGCCGACGTCCGCCTCGACTGGCTGCGGACGCCCCACGGCCACGACGCCTTCCTGATGGAGTGGGCCCAGGTGGCCGTGTGGCTCGACGGGCTTCTGGAGGAGCGCGGCGCATGA
- a CDS encoding 2Fe-2S iron-sulfur cluster-binding protein: protein MSVKVHFLLEDLLVEAPAGAALQRIADAAGADITFGCRTGSCGTCRVRVARGLAHCNEPSPEERDFLKGLDAPPDQRLACQVSVHGDVDIEYLGI from the coding sequence ATGTCCGTGAAGGTCCACTTCCTCCTGGAGGATCTGCTGGTGGAGGCGCCCGCGGGGGCGGCGCTGCAGCGGATCGCCGACGCGGCGGGGGCGGACATCACCTTCGGCTGCCGGACGGGCTCCTGCGGCACCTGCCGCGTCCGCGTCGCCCGGGGCCTGGCGCACTGCAACGAACCCAGCCCCGAAGAGCGCGACTTCCTGAAGGGCCTGGACGCGCCTCCCGACCAGCGCCTCGCCTGCCAGGTCAGCGTCCACGGGGACGTGGACATCGAGTATTTGGGGATTTGA